The Argopecten irradians isolate NY chromosome 6, Ai_NY, whole genome shotgun sequence genome has a window encoding:
- the LOC138326049 gene encoding uncharacterized protein, which produces MKIGKVVSTIKLVEVTCQEAINSIRADVHKHKLLIFKNQGVISGDKHVEISKWFGDMESTFYKHPKSPHPDVFRVSNDESEGCTRVGNTGMTEGFIVDKGTEKEQYTSDMETIGILKDIHKEIVKDDRRLIYSHKWEEGDFIISDNLAVGHEATPETQYPVSDVGLRILHRTTVKGTTFPSKS; this is translated from the exons ATGAAAATAGGCAAAGTTGTATCAACTATTAAATTGGTGGAAGTAACATGCCAGGAGGCTATCAACAGTATTCGTGCGGATGTACATAAACACAAATTGTTGATTTTTAAGAACCAGGGTGTGATCAGCGGTGACAAGCACGTGGAAATCAGTAAATGGTTCGGCGACATGGAGTCAACGTTCTACAAACACCCGAAATCTCCACATCCCGATGTTTTCAGGGTCTCTAATGACGAGTCCGAGGGCTGCACGCGGGTTGGGAATACAG GTATGACTGAAGGGTTCATTGTGGATAAAGGTACAGAAAAAGAACAATACACATCCGACATGGAAACAATAGGAATTCTAAAGGATATACATAAGGAAATTGTAAAGGATGATCGCCGGCTTATTTATTCACATAAG TGGGAAGAAGGTGATTTCATTATATCTGATAATTTGGCTGTTGGTCACGAGGCCACACCAGAAACCCAGTACCCAGTGTCTGATGTTGGACTCCGTATTCTACACAGGACTACAGTGAAAGGCACGACATTTCCCTCAAAGtcctga